One window from the genome of Nitrosospira multiformis encodes:
- a CDS encoding helix-turn-helix domain-containing protein, producing the protein MGPRLIQLRRKYKLNQSKLGELCGVTKAAVSQWEAGISTPEIKRLIELRSKLGFSLDWLIAGEGEATPGSLGAMPGFEERRQGNRRACRRDRRQRQKQDNSINNTR; encoded by the coding sequence ATGGGACCGAGACTTATTCAGTTACGGCGAAAATACAAGCTTAATCAAAGCAAGTTAGGGGAATTATGCGGGGTCACCAAAGCTGCTGTTTCACAATGGGAAGCCGGCATATCTACCCCGGAAATAAAGAGGCTTATCGAACTCCGGTCCAAGCTCGGTTTTTCCCTTGACTGGTTGATTGCCGGGGAAGGAGAGGCCACTCCTGGCAGCCTTGGTGCTATGCCAGGCTTCGAAGAGCGGCGTCAGGGCAATAGACGGGCATGCCGTCGCGATAGACGCCAGCGTCAGAAGCAGGACAACAGTATCAACAATACTCGCTAA
- a CDS encoding response regulator transcription factor has product MKKVTVAIADTNSVRRANLEQSLQGEQDIKVITNVLSRELETSGERRLKPRTDMTEIEDVIARIGQLKPRILFVHLHESPGGFALLEALYREYPETLLVLLTDESAKEEEILQALATGVRGCMDHEATRAYFLKAVRVVDRGEVWVTRKMLGKIMDEVLH; this is encoded by the coding sequence ATGAAAAAAGTAACCGTGGCAATAGCCGATACGAATTCGGTGCGGCGCGCGAACCTGGAACAGTCTTTGCAAGGTGAACAAGATATCAAGGTAATCACAAATGTTTTGTCGAGAGAGCTTGAGACATCCGGCGAGCGGCGACTCAAACCGCGTACGGATATGACAGAAATTGAAGATGTGATTGCGCGAATTGGCCAGCTTAAACCCCGCATTTTATTTGTCCACCTGCATGAATCTCCCGGGGGGTTTGCTCTATTGGAGGCTTTGTATCGCGAATATCCCGAAACACTGCTGGTCCTGTTGACCGATGAATCCGCGAAAGAAGAGGAAATACTGCAGGCATTGGCTACCGGAGTGCGTGGTTGCATGGACCACGAAGCGACTCGCGCTTATTTCTTGAAGGCAGTGCGTGTAGTAGATCGTGGCGAAGTCTGGGTGACACGCAAAATGCTCGGCAAAATCATGGATGAGGTATTGCATTGA